One part of the Sporocytophaga myxococcoides DSM 11118 genome encodes these proteins:
- a CDS encoding DUF4139 domain-containing protein gives MKRLLIVACILIQLQAFAEDKKNLKAEIKQVTVFLNKAQVTSSINTQLDPGSNELLIDGLPAGIDKQSIQVSGKGDFVIMAVKHELNFVDPQKKSKEMIALEDSIRFYQKEARKLRSLNDVYAKEEQMILANQSLKGEQHTITADQLEDVADFYRERLEEIKNEVIDIDEKLKVIQEKADRFQRQFNDLFNERNKNTSKVTISVSSKSGGIAQLELQYVVADAGWYPLYDIGVKDTKGSVQLNYKAQVYQNTGLDWNKVKVKLSSSNPTLGGAKPELYPWYLDFYEPKPVVRSPRYRSEGESYDKKKEAKTMSWESEEAAGAPAPAMSVSNYTTVVENATSVEFDIALPYTIPTGNTPQLVDIQSHEVKASYQYTAVPKIDQDAFLVGHVTDWDELNLLSGNANIFFEGTFVGESFIDVNNTNDTLALSLGRDKKVVVKRNKIKDFTKKNFIGANKKEEYAFEIEVRNTKKESIDILVEDQIPVSQNSQIEVEAIDTGGAIYNKDNGKLQWKLSLGAGETKKVLFKYSVKYPKNKTVGGL, from the coding sequence ATGAAAAGACTTCTTATTGTGGCCTGCATTCTTATACAGTTACAGGCTTTTGCTGAGGATAAGAAAAACCTGAAAGCGGAAATAAAACAGGTTACAGTGTTCCTTAATAAAGCTCAGGTGACGAGCTCTATAAATACTCAGCTGGACCCTGGTTCTAATGAGCTCTTAATTGACGGGCTTCCTGCGGGCATTGACAAACAAAGTATTCAGGTTTCGGGGAAAGGTGATTTTGTGATCATGGCAGTAAAGCATGAACTGAATTTTGTAGATCCTCAGAAGAAGAGCAAAGAAATGATCGCTCTGGAAGATTCGATTCGTTTTTATCAGAAAGAAGCGAGAAAGCTGAGAAGTTTGAATGATGTGTATGCAAAGGAAGAACAAATGATTCTTGCAAACCAAAGCCTGAAAGGAGAGCAGCATACTATTACTGCGGATCAATTGGAGGATGTTGCAGATTTCTACAGAGAGAGACTTGAAGAAATTAAAAATGAGGTTATTGATATTGATGAAAAACTAAAAGTGATTCAGGAGAAAGCGGACAGGTTTCAAAGACAATTCAATGATCTTTTTAATGAAAGGAATAAGAATACAAGCAAAGTTACAATTTCGGTTTCTTCTAAATCCGGAGGCATTGCTCAGCTTGAGTTACAATATGTCGTAGCAGATGCAGGTTGGTATCCTTTGTATGATATAGGGGTAAAAGATACTAAAGGCTCAGTGCAGCTGAACTATAAAGCTCAGGTGTATCAGAACACAGGTTTAGACTGGAATAAGGTCAAGGTTAAACTGTCTTCTTCCAATCCTACTCTTGGCGGAGCAAAGCCGGAGTTGTATCCTTGGTATCTTGATTTCTATGAGCCCAAACCTGTAGTCAGATCTCCAAGATATCGAAGTGAAGGAGAAAGCTATGATAAGAAAAAAGAAGCTAAAACAATGTCATGGGAAAGCGAGGAAGCTGCAGGAGCGCCCGCCCCTGCAATGTCTGTAAGTAATTACACAACTGTTGTTGAAAATGCCACATCAGTAGAATTTGATATAGCATTGCCTTATACTATCCCTACGGGAAATACTCCTCAACTTGTAGACATCCAAAGTCATGAAGTAAAAGCAAGTTATCAATATACTGCTGTTCCAAAGATAGATCAGGATGCATTTCTGGTAGGTCATGTGACCGATTGGGATGAACTGAATTTGTTATCAGGCAATGCAAATATATTCTTTGAAGGAACCTTTGTCGGTGAGTCTTTCATTGATGTTAACAACACCAATGATACTCTTGCTCTTTCATTGGGAAGAGATAAGAAGGTAGTTGTAAAGAGAAATAAGATAAAAGACTTCACAAAGAAGAACTTTATAGGAGCTAATAAAAAAGAAGAATATGCTTTTGAAATTGAAGTGAGAAATACAAAGAAGGAGAGCATAGATATACTTGTAGAAGATCAGATTCCTGTTTCTCAGAACAGTCAGATCGAGGTGGAGGCGATAGATACTGGTGGAGCAATTTATAACAAAGACAATGGTAAACTTCAATGGAAACTGAGCTTGGGAGCAGGAGAAACAAAGAAAGTGTTATTCAAGTATTCAGTGAAGTATCCTAAGAAT
- a CDS encoding DUF4139 domain-containing protein: protein MKRLCLFILLLAQIQAFADDKKNLKADIKQVTVFLNKAQVTSILQTNLEEGTNELLVDGLPAGIDKQSIQVSCKGDFVIMSVKHDLNFIDPQKKSAEMIALEDSVRFYRVLARKTKSLSDALLKEEKMILTNQAIKGEKQTMTADQLEDVADFYRERLEDIRFTLIDNDDKLNELNEKATRFQQQLDDLFNERNKHTSKISISVSAKSAGNVQLELLYVVDDAGWTPLYDIRVKDTKGPVQVNYKAHVYQNTGLDWNNVRLKLSTSNPTLGVNKPELNSWYLNFYEAPTVSTTEFLEPEVAKDEEVSEEMVSPDSAYRSLEEVVIIAQKSFYTLSQPISDFTSVVENTVSVEFDIALPYTVLSGNNPQLVDIQSHEVKADYEYISVPKLDKDAFLIAYVTNWENLNLLSGNANIFFEGTFVGESYIDAQNTSDTLSLSLGRDSKVVVKRNKLKEFTRKNFIGLNKKEEHAFEIEVRNTKKESISVLVEDQIPVSQNNQIEVELIDGGGAIFDKASGKLQWKLNIGAGETKKVLFKYALKYPKNKIVSGL, encoded by the coding sequence ATGAAACGACTTTGCCTTTTTATTTTACTACTTGCTCAGATTCAGGCTTTCGCAGATGATAAGAAGAATCTCAAAGCAGATATAAAACAAGTAACTGTTTTTTTGAACAAGGCTCAGGTGACTAGTATACTTCAAACCAATCTGGAAGAAGGAACTAATGAGCTTCTTGTAGATGGCCTCCCTGCTGGCATTGACAAGCAAAGCATTCAGGTTTCCTGTAAAGGAGACTTTGTGATTATGTCTGTTAAGCATGACTTAAATTTCATTGATCCTCAGAAGAAAAGTGCTGAAATGATCGCATTGGAAGATTCGGTTCGTTTTTACAGAGTACTGGCTCGAAAGACGAAAAGCCTGAGTGATGCGCTTTTAAAAGAAGAAAAAATGATTCTGACCAACCAGGCTATAAAAGGTGAAAAGCAAACGATGACAGCGGATCAACTGGAGGATGTTGCTGATTTTTATAGAGAAAGACTGGAGGATATTCGTTTTACTTTGATAGACAATGATGATAAATTAAATGAACTTAATGAGAAGGCCACACGCTTTCAGCAACAGTTGGATGATCTTTTTAATGAAAGAAATAAGCATACCAGTAAAATTTCAATTTCCGTTTCCGCTAAGTCCGCTGGAAATGTTCAACTCGAGCTTCTTTATGTAGTAGACGATGCCGGCTGGACTCCTTTGTATGATATAAGAGTCAAAGATACCAAAGGCCCTGTTCAGGTTAATTATAAAGCTCATGTGTATCAGAATACCGGCCTGGATTGGAATAATGTAAGGCTAAAGCTCTCTACTTCAAACCCTACTTTAGGGGTAAACAAACCTGAGTTGAATTCATGGTATCTTAACTTTTATGAAGCTCCTACTGTAAGTACGACCGAGTTTCTAGAACCAGAAGTTGCTAAAGATGAAGAAGTATCAGAAGAAATGGTATCTCCAGATAGTGCTTACCGGAGCTTAGAGGAAGTGGTAATCATTGCCCAAAAAAGTTTCTATACATTGTCCCAACCCATCAGTGATTTTACCTCTGTTGTAGAGAATACAGTATCTGTAGAATTCGACATTGCTTTGCCTTATACAGTCCTATCAGGAAATAATCCGCAACTGGTCGACATTCAAAGTCATGAAGTAAAAGCAGATTATGAATATATCTCTGTGCCAAAGCTTGACAAGGATGCATTTCTTATTGCTTATGTGACTAATTGGGAAAATCTGAATCTACTCTCAGGAAATGCCAATATATTCTTTGAAGGTACTTTTGTCGGGGAATCATATATTGATGCACAAAACACAAGTGATACATTGTCGCTTTCTTTAGGAAGAGATAGCAAAGTGGTGGTTAAGAGAAATAAACTAAAAGAATTTACCAGGAAAAACTTTATCGGTCTGAACAAGAAAGAAGAACATGCTTTTGAAATTGAAGTTAGAAATACCAAGAAGGAAAGCATAAGTGTCCTGGTTGAAGATCAGATTCCGGTATCACAAAACAATCAGATCGAAGTGGAGCTGATAGATGGAGGAGGAGCTATTTTTGATAAGGCTAGCGGAAAGCTTCAGTGGAAGCTGAATATCGGGGCTGGAGAAACAAAGAAAGTTTTATTTAAATATGCATTGAAATATCCCAAAAATAAAATAGTTTCCGGTTTGTAA